One window of the Zea mays cultivar B73 chromosome 3, Zm-B73-REFERENCE-NAM-5.0, whole genome shotgun sequence genome contains the following:
- the LOC103652625 gene encoding protein LURP-one-related 8, whose amino-acid sequence MPKTKVHPNAAAAEPVLTVSTACARADPGEEEPPTVLTVWRKSLLFNCDGFTVYDARGDLAFRVDSYDATGRRRAEVVLMDGAGTPLLTVRRKRRLGVLAEHWVIYDGDAAAEAKETPSSRISRPLLSVRRHRASASASKAKAKALAHVTPLPASSSSLSGYHRASAEASYVMEGSYGRRACVVRDRAHGDAVVAEVSRKEAAVGDDVFRLVADPRLGATLAMGLVVALDEMFARGRSTN is encoded by the coding sequence ATGCCCAAGACGAAGGTGCACcccaacgccgccgccgccgagccagtGCTCACGGTGAGCACCGCCTGCGCGCGTGCAGACCCCGGCGAGGAGGAGCCGCCCACGGTGCTGACGGTGTGGCGCAAGTCGCTGCTCTTCAACTGCGACGGCTTCACCGTGTACGACGCCAGGGGCGACCTCGCCTTCCGCGTCGACTCCTACGACGCCACGGGCCGGCGGCGCGCCGAGGTGGTGCTGATGGACGGCGCGGGCACCCCGCTCCTGACCGTGCGCCGCAAGAGGAGGCTTGGAGTGCTGGCCGAGCACTGGGTCATCTACGACGGCGACGCCGCAGCGGAGGCGAAGGAGACGCCCAGCAGCCGCATCAGCAGGCCTCTGCTCTCCGTGCGCCGCCACAgggcgtcggcgtcggcgtcaAAGGCGAAGGCCAAGGCGCTAGCCCACGTGACGCCCCTGCCAGCCTCCTCTTCGTCTTTATCAGGCTATCACCGCGCCTCCGCCGAGGCGTCGTACGTGATGGAGGGGTCGTACGGGCGGCGGGCCTGCGTTGTGCGGGACCGCGCGCACGGGGATGCCGTGGTGGCCGAGGTCAGCCGGAAGGAGGCCGCGGTGGGGGACGACGTGTTCCGCTTGGTGGCGGACCCGCGCCTCGGCGCCACGCTGGCCATGGGCCTCGTCGTCGCCCTCGACGAGATGTTCGCGAGGGGCCGCTCGACCAACTAA